The Takifugu rubripes chromosome 7, fTakRub1.2, whole genome shotgun sequence genome has a segment encoding these proteins:
- the pi4kb gene encoding phosphatidylinositol 4-kinase beta isoform X2 gives MMEDSELSPAPSNHNSPCPSPSISISSTSPSLSLPSTPSSSCSAQQDATLPLHMISEGLAERSSVIDAEVAHRACQEVLQKVRLKQEEGDVTVVENGPDTEPQTTTGATVKPLKLGEEVDAESQTPSSVKSARRRQRQNPSKQSWLLRLFESKMFDVSMAISYLHKSKEPGVQAYIGNRLFSFSHEDVDFYLPQLLNMYIHMDEDVGDAIKPYVVHRCRQSIAFSLQCAWLLGAYSSDMHISTQRHSRGTKLRKLILSDELKPAGSRARRDPLALALAHFCPVTSEAGPLGAEHGLSPSKRTHQRSKSDATVSISLSTNLKRTASNPKVESSPDEDSSSSLDSLEFETGPPVRLAPQREFIKSLMGIGKRLATLPTKEQKTQRLISELSLLNHKLPARVWLPTAAFDHHVVRVPHTQAVVLNSKDKAPYLIYVEVLECENFETSSVPIRIPESRIRSTRSVENLPDCGLTAEQRAGSFSIVPNYDNDEEAWSVDDIGELQLPEIHTNSCDNISQFSVDSITSLENKEPVFIAAGDIRRRLSEQLAQAPTTFKRDPEDPSAVALKEPWEEKVRRIREGSPYGHLPTWRLLSVIVKCGDDLRQELLAFQVLRQLQWIWEQERVPLWIKPYEILVLSSDSGMIEPVVNAVSLHQVKKHSQLSLLDYFLQEHGAPTTEAFLTAQRNFVQSCAGYSLICYLLQVKDRHNGNILLDSEGHIIHIDFGFILSSSPKNLGFETSAFKLTSEFVDVMGGPEGDMFNYYKMLMLQGLIAARKHMDRVLHIVEVMQQGSQLPCFHGSSTMRGLKERFHMSLTEEQLQLLIDQLVEGSMRSLTTKLYDGFQYLTNGIM, from the exons ATGATGGAGGACTCAGAGCTTAGCCCTGCTCCTTCCAACCACAACAGTCCTTGCCCCTCCCCCAGCATTTCCATCTCCTCCACTTCCCCCTCCTTGTCCCTCCCATCCACTCCATCATCCAGCTGCAGCGCCCAGCAGGATGCGACACTCCCTCTGCATATGATCAGCGAAGGCCTGGCTGAGCGGAGCTCTGTAATCGATGCCGAGGTGGCCCACCGCGCCTGTCAAGAGGTTCTGCAGAAGGTCAgactgaagcaggaggaaggcgACGTCACTGTCGTGGAGAATGGTCCTGACACCGAACCCCAAACCACCACTGGTGCCACTGTTAAACCATTAAAACTCGGAGAGGAGGTGGATGCTGAGAGCCAGACTCCCAGTTCTGTGAAGAGTGCCCGGCGGCGGCAGAGACAAAACCCCTCCAAGCAATCATGGCTGCTCCGCCTCTTTGAGTCAAAAATGTTTGATGTTTCCATGGCAATCTCGTACCTGCACAAATCAAAGGAGCCCGGCGTCCAGGCCTACATTGGGAACCGGCTCTTCAGCTTCTCTCATGAAGATGTGGACTTTTACCTGCCACAGCTGCTCAACATGTACATTCACATGGATGAGGACGTCGGTGACGCAATCAAGCCATATGTG GTGCACCGCTGCAGACAAAGCATCGCCTTCAGCCTGCAGTGTGCCTGGCTGCTGGGAGCGTACTCCTCTGACATGCACATCTCCACTCAGCGACATTCCCGAGGGACAAAGTTACGAAAACTGATTCTCTCCGATGAGCTAAAACCAGCCGGGTCGCGAGCTCGCCGGGAccctctggctctggctctggcacATTTCTGTCCAGTGACCTCTGAGGCCGGGCCGCTGGGTGCAGAGCACGGACTGTCCCCTTCCAAACGCACACACCAGCGCTCCAAATCAGATGCTACTGTTAGCATCAGCCTAAGCACCAACCTGAAGAGGACAGCTAGTAACCCCAAAGTGGAGAGCAGCCCAGACGAG gacagcagctccagtttaGACAGTCTGGAGTTTGAGACTGGACCA CCGGTGCGTCTGGCTCCTCAGAGGGAGTTCATCAAGTCCCTGATGGGAATTGGCAAACGTTTGGCGACTCTTCCCACCAAAGAGCAGAAGACCCAGCGGCTGATCTCGGAGCTGTCGCTGCTCAACCACAAGCTGCCGGCTCGCGTGTGGCTGCCGACGGCGGCCTTCGACCACCACGTGGTCCGAGTGCCGCACACGCAGGCCGTGGTGTTGAACTCCAAAGATAAG GCGCCATACCTGATCTACGTGGAGGTCCTAGAGTGTGAGAACTTTGAGACGTCTAGCGTTCCCATTCGGATCCCAGAGAGCCGCATAAGGAGCACTCGTTCTGTGGAGAACCTACCAGACTGCGGCCTGACGGCAGAGCAGAGGGCCGGCAGCTTCTCCATCGTCCCCAACTACGACAACGACGAAGAGGCGTGGTCGGTGGACGACATCggagagctgcag CTCCCAGAGATCCACACCAACAGCTGTGACAACATCAGTCAGTTTTCCGTTGACAGCATCACCAGTCTGGAGAACAAAGAACCAGTGTTCATCGCTGCGGGAGACATCAG ACGCCGTCTCTCAGAACAACTGGCCCAGGCACCGACCACATTTAAGAGAGATCCCGAGGATCCTTCTGCAGTAGCTCTTAAAGAACCTTGGGAGGAGAAGGTTCG gAGGATCAGAGAAGGTTCTCCGTACGGTCACCTTCCCACGTGGAGGCTCCTGTCTGTTATTGTTAAATGTGGGGACGACCTACGACAGGAGCTACTAGCTTTCCAAGTGCTGCGACAGCTCCAG TGGATCTGGGAACAGGAGCGAGTTCCCCTCTGGATCAAACCCTACGAGATCCTGGTGTTGTCATCAGACAGCGGGATGATAGAGCCCGTGGTGAACGCCGTGTCCCTCCATCAGGTGAAGAAACATAGCCAGCTCTCTCTGCTCGACTACTTCCTGCAGGAACACGGCGCTCCGACCACCGAGGCCTTTCTCACTGCTCAGAGGAACTTTGTCCAGAGCTGTGCTGGGTACAGCCTCATCTGCTACCTGCTGCAGGTCAAGGACAG GCACAATGGAAACATCCTGCTGGACTCTGAGGGCCACATCATCCACATTGACTTTGGCTTCATACTGTCAAGCTCTCCCAAAAACCTGGGTTTTGAGACGTCTGCCTTCAAGCTGACCTCTGAGTTTGTGGAC GTGATGGGTGGTCCAGAAGGGGACATGTTCAACTACTACAAGATGCTGATGCTTCAGGGCCTCATTGCAGCCAGGAAACACATGGACAGAGTCCTGCACATCGTGGAGGTCATGCAACAAG GGTCCCAGCTGCCGTGTTTCCACGGGTCGAGCACCATGCGGGGTTTGAAGGAACGTTTCCACATGAGtctgacagaggagcagctccagctgctgatcGATCAGCTGGTCGAGGGCTCGATGAGGTCGCTGACGACCAAACTCTACGACGGCTTCCAGTACCTGACAAATGGAATCATGTGA
- the pi4kb gene encoding phosphatidylinositol 4-kinase beta isoform X3 has protein sequence MMEDSELSPAPSNHNSPCPSPSISISSTSPSLSLPSTPSSSCSAQQDATLPLHMISEGLAERSSVIDAEVAHRACQEVLQKVRLKQEEGDVTVVENGPDTEPQTTTGATVKPLKLGEEVDAESQTPSSVKSARRRQRQNPSKQSWLLRLFESKMFDVSMAISYLHKSKEPGVQAYIGNRLFSFSHEDVDFYLPQLLNMYIHMDEDVGDAIKPYVVHRCRQSIAFSLQCAWLLGAYSSDMHISTQRHSRGTKLRKLILSDELKPAGSRARRDPLALALAHFCPVTSEAGPLGAEHGLSPSKRTHQRSKSDATVSISLSTNLKRTASNPKVESSPDEPVRLAPQREFIKSLMGIGKRLATLPTKEQKTQRLISELSLLNHKLPARVWLPTAAFDHHVVRVPHTQAVVLNSKDKAPYLIYVEVLECENFETSSVPIRIPESRIRSTRSVENLPDCGLTAEQRAGSFSIVPNYDNDEEAWSVDDIGELQVELPEIHTNSCDNISQFSVDSITSLENKEPVFIAAGDIRRRLSEQLAQAPTTFKRDPEDPSAVALKEPWEEKVRRIREGSPYGHLPTWRLLSVIVKCGDDLRQELLAFQVLRQLQWIWEQERVPLWIKPYEILVLSSDSGMIEPVVNAVSLHQVKKHSQLSLLDYFLQEHGAPTTEAFLTAQRNFVQSCAGYSLICYLLQVKDRHNGNILLDSEGHIIHIDFGFILSSSPKNLGFETSAFKLTSEFVDVMGGPEGDMFNYYKMLMLQGLIAARKHMDRVLHIVEVMQQGSQLPCFHGSSTMRGLKERFHMSLTEEQLQLLIDQLVEGSMRSLTTKLYDGFQYLTNGIM, from the exons ATGATGGAGGACTCAGAGCTTAGCCCTGCTCCTTCCAACCACAACAGTCCTTGCCCCTCCCCCAGCATTTCCATCTCCTCCACTTCCCCCTCCTTGTCCCTCCCATCCACTCCATCATCCAGCTGCAGCGCCCAGCAGGATGCGACACTCCCTCTGCATATGATCAGCGAAGGCCTGGCTGAGCGGAGCTCTGTAATCGATGCCGAGGTGGCCCACCGCGCCTGTCAAGAGGTTCTGCAGAAGGTCAgactgaagcaggaggaaggcgACGTCACTGTCGTGGAGAATGGTCCTGACACCGAACCCCAAACCACCACTGGTGCCACTGTTAAACCATTAAAACTCGGAGAGGAGGTGGATGCTGAGAGCCAGACTCCCAGTTCTGTGAAGAGTGCCCGGCGGCGGCAGAGACAAAACCCCTCCAAGCAATCATGGCTGCTCCGCCTCTTTGAGTCAAAAATGTTTGATGTTTCCATGGCAATCTCGTACCTGCACAAATCAAAGGAGCCCGGCGTCCAGGCCTACATTGGGAACCGGCTCTTCAGCTTCTCTCATGAAGATGTGGACTTTTACCTGCCACAGCTGCTCAACATGTACATTCACATGGATGAGGACGTCGGTGACGCAATCAAGCCATATGTG GTGCACCGCTGCAGACAAAGCATCGCCTTCAGCCTGCAGTGTGCCTGGCTGCTGGGAGCGTACTCCTCTGACATGCACATCTCCACTCAGCGACATTCCCGAGGGACAAAGTTACGAAAACTGATTCTCTCCGATGAGCTAAAACCAGCCGGGTCGCGAGCTCGCCGGGAccctctggctctggctctggcacATTTCTGTCCAGTGACCTCTGAGGCCGGGCCGCTGGGTGCAGAGCACGGACTGTCCCCTTCCAAACGCACACACCAGCGCTCCAAATCAGATGCTACTGTTAGCATCAGCCTAAGCACCAACCTGAAGAGGACAGCTAGTAACCCCAAAGTGGAGAGCAGCCCAGACGAG CCGGTGCGTCTGGCTCCTCAGAGGGAGTTCATCAAGTCCCTGATGGGAATTGGCAAACGTTTGGCGACTCTTCCCACCAAAGAGCAGAAGACCCAGCGGCTGATCTCGGAGCTGTCGCTGCTCAACCACAAGCTGCCGGCTCGCGTGTGGCTGCCGACGGCGGCCTTCGACCACCACGTGGTCCGAGTGCCGCACACGCAGGCCGTGGTGTTGAACTCCAAAGATAAG GCGCCATACCTGATCTACGTGGAGGTCCTAGAGTGTGAGAACTTTGAGACGTCTAGCGTTCCCATTCGGATCCCAGAGAGCCGCATAAGGAGCACTCGTTCTGTGGAGAACCTACCAGACTGCGGCCTGACGGCAGAGCAGAGGGCCGGCAGCTTCTCCATCGTCCCCAACTACGACAACGACGAAGAGGCGTGGTCGGTGGACGACATCggagagctgcaggtggag CTCCCAGAGATCCACACCAACAGCTGTGACAACATCAGTCAGTTTTCCGTTGACAGCATCACCAGTCTGGAGAACAAAGAACCAGTGTTCATCGCTGCGGGAGACATCAG ACGCCGTCTCTCAGAACAACTGGCCCAGGCACCGACCACATTTAAGAGAGATCCCGAGGATCCTTCTGCAGTAGCTCTTAAAGAACCTTGGGAGGAGAAGGTTCG gAGGATCAGAGAAGGTTCTCCGTACGGTCACCTTCCCACGTGGAGGCTCCTGTCTGTTATTGTTAAATGTGGGGACGACCTACGACAGGAGCTACTAGCTTTCCAAGTGCTGCGACAGCTCCAG TGGATCTGGGAACAGGAGCGAGTTCCCCTCTGGATCAAACCCTACGAGATCCTGGTGTTGTCATCAGACAGCGGGATGATAGAGCCCGTGGTGAACGCCGTGTCCCTCCATCAGGTGAAGAAACATAGCCAGCTCTCTCTGCTCGACTACTTCCTGCAGGAACACGGCGCTCCGACCACCGAGGCCTTTCTCACTGCTCAGAGGAACTTTGTCCAGAGCTGTGCTGGGTACAGCCTCATCTGCTACCTGCTGCAGGTCAAGGACAG GCACAATGGAAACATCCTGCTGGACTCTGAGGGCCACATCATCCACATTGACTTTGGCTTCATACTGTCAAGCTCTCCCAAAAACCTGGGTTTTGAGACGTCTGCCTTCAAGCTGACCTCTGAGTTTGTGGAC GTGATGGGTGGTCCAGAAGGGGACATGTTCAACTACTACAAGATGCTGATGCTTCAGGGCCTCATTGCAGCCAGGAAACACATGGACAGAGTCCTGCACATCGTGGAGGTCATGCAACAAG GGTCCCAGCTGCCGTGTTTCCACGGGTCGAGCACCATGCGGGGTTTGAAGGAACGTTTCCACATGAGtctgacagaggagcagctccagctgctgatcGATCAGCTGGTCGAGGGCTCGATGAGGTCGCTGACGACCAAACTCTACGACGGCTTCCAGTACCTGACAAATGGAATCATGTGA
- the pi4kb gene encoding phosphatidylinositol 4-kinase beta isoform X1 yields the protein MMEDSELSPAPSNHNSPCPSPSISISSTSPSLSLPSTPSSSCSAQQDATLPLHMISEGLAERSSVIDAEVAHRACQEVLQKVRLKQEEGDVTVVENGPDTEPQTTTGATVKPLKLGEEVDAESQTPSSVKSARRRQRQNPSKQSWLLRLFESKMFDVSMAISYLHKSKEPGVQAYIGNRLFSFSHEDVDFYLPQLLNMYIHMDEDVGDAIKPYVVHRCRQSIAFSLQCAWLLGAYSSDMHISTQRHSRGTKLRKLILSDELKPAGSRARRDPLALALAHFCPVTSEAGPLGAEHGLSPSKRTHQRSKSDATVSISLSTNLKRTASNPKVESSPDEDSSSSLDSLEFETGPPVRLAPQREFIKSLMGIGKRLATLPTKEQKTQRLISELSLLNHKLPARVWLPTAAFDHHVVRVPHTQAVVLNSKDKAPYLIYVEVLECENFETSSVPIRIPESRIRSTRSVENLPDCGLTAEQRAGSFSIVPNYDNDEEAWSVDDIGELQVELPEIHTNSCDNISQFSVDSITSLENKEPVFIAAGDIRRRLSEQLAQAPTTFKRDPEDPSAVALKEPWEEKVRRIREGSPYGHLPTWRLLSVIVKCGDDLRQELLAFQVLRQLQWIWEQERVPLWIKPYEILVLSSDSGMIEPVVNAVSLHQVKKHSQLSLLDYFLQEHGAPTTEAFLTAQRNFVQSCAGYSLICYLLQVKDRHNGNILLDSEGHIIHIDFGFILSSSPKNLGFETSAFKLTSEFVDVMGGPEGDMFNYYKMLMLQGLIAARKHMDRVLHIVEVMQQGSQLPCFHGSSTMRGLKERFHMSLTEEQLQLLIDQLVEGSMRSLTTKLYDGFQYLTNGIM from the exons ATGATGGAGGACTCAGAGCTTAGCCCTGCTCCTTCCAACCACAACAGTCCTTGCCCCTCCCCCAGCATTTCCATCTCCTCCACTTCCCCCTCCTTGTCCCTCCCATCCACTCCATCATCCAGCTGCAGCGCCCAGCAGGATGCGACACTCCCTCTGCATATGATCAGCGAAGGCCTGGCTGAGCGGAGCTCTGTAATCGATGCCGAGGTGGCCCACCGCGCCTGTCAAGAGGTTCTGCAGAAGGTCAgactgaagcaggaggaaggcgACGTCACTGTCGTGGAGAATGGTCCTGACACCGAACCCCAAACCACCACTGGTGCCACTGTTAAACCATTAAAACTCGGAGAGGAGGTGGATGCTGAGAGCCAGACTCCCAGTTCTGTGAAGAGTGCCCGGCGGCGGCAGAGACAAAACCCCTCCAAGCAATCATGGCTGCTCCGCCTCTTTGAGTCAAAAATGTTTGATGTTTCCATGGCAATCTCGTACCTGCACAAATCAAAGGAGCCCGGCGTCCAGGCCTACATTGGGAACCGGCTCTTCAGCTTCTCTCATGAAGATGTGGACTTTTACCTGCCACAGCTGCTCAACATGTACATTCACATGGATGAGGACGTCGGTGACGCAATCAAGCCATATGTG GTGCACCGCTGCAGACAAAGCATCGCCTTCAGCCTGCAGTGTGCCTGGCTGCTGGGAGCGTACTCCTCTGACATGCACATCTCCACTCAGCGACATTCCCGAGGGACAAAGTTACGAAAACTGATTCTCTCCGATGAGCTAAAACCAGCCGGGTCGCGAGCTCGCCGGGAccctctggctctggctctggcacATTTCTGTCCAGTGACCTCTGAGGCCGGGCCGCTGGGTGCAGAGCACGGACTGTCCCCTTCCAAACGCACACACCAGCGCTCCAAATCAGATGCTACTGTTAGCATCAGCCTAAGCACCAACCTGAAGAGGACAGCTAGTAACCCCAAAGTGGAGAGCAGCCCAGACGAG gacagcagctccagtttaGACAGTCTGGAGTTTGAGACTGGACCA CCGGTGCGTCTGGCTCCTCAGAGGGAGTTCATCAAGTCCCTGATGGGAATTGGCAAACGTTTGGCGACTCTTCCCACCAAAGAGCAGAAGACCCAGCGGCTGATCTCGGAGCTGTCGCTGCTCAACCACAAGCTGCCGGCTCGCGTGTGGCTGCCGACGGCGGCCTTCGACCACCACGTGGTCCGAGTGCCGCACACGCAGGCCGTGGTGTTGAACTCCAAAGATAAG GCGCCATACCTGATCTACGTGGAGGTCCTAGAGTGTGAGAACTTTGAGACGTCTAGCGTTCCCATTCGGATCCCAGAGAGCCGCATAAGGAGCACTCGTTCTGTGGAGAACCTACCAGACTGCGGCCTGACGGCAGAGCAGAGGGCCGGCAGCTTCTCCATCGTCCCCAACTACGACAACGACGAAGAGGCGTGGTCGGTGGACGACATCggagagctgcaggtggag CTCCCAGAGATCCACACCAACAGCTGTGACAACATCAGTCAGTTTTCCGTTGACAGCATCACCAGTCTGGAGAACAAAGAACCAGTGTTCATCGCTGCGGGAGACATCAG ACGCCGTCTCTCAGAACAACTGGCCCAGGCACCGACCACATTTAAGAGAGATCCCGAGGATCCTTCTGCAGTAGCTCTTAAAGAACCTTGGGAGGAGAAGGTTCG gAGGATCAGAGAAGGTTCTCCGTACGGTCACCTTCCCACGTGGAGGCTCCTGTCTGTTATTGTTAAATGTGGGGACGACCTACGACAGGAGCTACTAGCTTTCCAAGTGCTGCGACAGCTCCAG TGGATCTGGGAACAGGAGCGAGTTCCCCTCTGGATCAAACCCTACGAGATCCTGGTGTTGTCATCAGACAGCGGGATGATAGAGCCCGTGGTGAACGCCGTGTCCCTCCATCAGGTGAAGAAACATAGCCAGCTCTCTCTGCTCGACTACTTCCTGCAGGAACACGGCGCTCCGACCACCGAGGCCTTTCTCACTGCTCAGAGGAACTTTGTCCAGAGCTGTGCTGGGTACAGCCTCATCTGCTACCTGCTGCAGGTCAAGGACAG GCACAATGGAAACATCCTGCTGGACTCTGAGGGCCACATCATCCACATTGACTTTGGCTTCATACTGTCAAGCTCTCCCAAAAACCTGGGTTTTGAGACGTCTGCCTTCAAGCTGACCTCTGAGTTTGTGGAC GTGATGGGTGGTCCAGAAGGGGACATGTTCAACTACTACAAGATGCTGATGCTTCAGGGCCTCATTGCAGCCAGGAAACACATGGACAGAGTCCTGCACATCGTGGAGGTCATGCAACAAG GGTCCCAGCTGCCGTGTTTCCACGGGTCGAGCACCATGCGGGGTTTGAAGGAACGTTTCCACATGAGtctgacagaggagcagctccagctgctgatcGATCAGCTGGTCGAGGGCTCGATGAGGTCGCTGACGACCAAACTCTACGACGGCTTCCAGTACCTGACAAATGGAATCATGTGA
- the selenbp1 gene encoding methanethiol oxidase, whose amino-acid sequence MASCSGCGPGYRSPLDAMKGPREEIVYLPCIYRNTNTLKPDYLATVDVDPKSSTYCQVIHRLPMPNLCDELHHSGWNACSSCFGDASRKRNRLILPSLISSRIYVVDVETNPRAPQIHKIVEPVDLFWKCGLANPHTTHCLGNGQVMISCLGDPSGNGKGGFVLLDGQTFDVVGNWEHPGEAAPFGYDFWYQPQHNVMISTEWGAPKALANGFDPADVAGGHYGSCLHVWNWDTHRKLQTIDLGKDGGIPLEVRFLHDPSATEGYVGCALSGSVFRFYKTLEGDWAAESVISIPSKKVEGWTLPEMPGLITDILISLDDRFLYFSNWLHGDIRQYDITDRRKPRLVGQLFLGGSIVSDGPVKVLQDREKQPDPRIIQGRRVPGGPQMLQLSLDGLRLYVTTSLYSGWDKQFYPDMIKEGSVMMQIDVDSVNGGLSLNENFLVDFGKEPDGPVLAHEVRYPGGDCTSDIWL is encoded by the exons ATGG ccagctgttcaggATGTGGACCCGGATACCGAAGTCCTCTGGACGCCATGAAAG GGCCTCGAGAGGAGATCGTGTACCTGCCCTGCATCTACCGCAACACTAACACTTTAAAACCCGACTATCTTGCCACGGTTGATGTCGACCCCAAATCCTCCACATACTGTCAG GTGATCCACCGGCTGCCGATGCCCAACCTCTGCGATGAGCTCCATCACTCAGGGTGGAatgcctgcagcagctgctttggtGATGCCTCCAGGAAAAGAAACCGTCTGATTCTCCCATCACTCATTTCTTCCAGGATCTATGTGGTCGACGTGGAAACGAATCCCAGAGCTCCGCAGATCCACAAG ATAGTGGAACCAGTGGATTTGTTCTGGAAGTGTGGCCTTGCCAACCCTCATACCACCCACTGTTTGGGCAATGGTCAGGTTATGATCAGCTGTTTGGGAGACCCGTCTGGCAACGGCAAAG GGGGCTTTGTCCTGTTGGATGGTCAGACCTTTGATGTGGTTGGTAACTGGGAGCACCCGGGCGAAGCAGCACCATTTGGATACGACTTCTGGTACCAACCCCAACACAATGTGATGATCAGCACCGAGTGGGGCGCCCCCAAAGCTCTGGCAAATGGGTTCGATCCAGCTGATGTGGCAGGAG GTCATTACGGCAGCTGCCTCCATGTCTGGAACTGGGACAcccacaggaagctgcagacaATCGATCTGGGGAAGGACGGGGGAATTCCACTGGAGGTCCGCTTCCTCCATGATCCCAGTGCCACCGAAGGTTACGTAGGGTGTGCTCTGTCGGGCTCAGTCTTCAGGTTCTACAAAACACTC gaaggTGACTGGGCTGCTGAGTCTGTGATCAGTATTCCCAGTAAGAAAGTCGAAGGATGGACTCTGCCTGAGATGCCTG GTCTGATCACAGACATCCTGATCTCATTGGACGACCGGTTTCTGTACTTCAGTAATTGGCTGCATGGAGACATCAGGCAGTATGACATCACAGACAGGAGGAAGCCACGACTAGTCGGTCAG CTGTTCCTTGGAGGAAGTATTGTGAGTGATGGTCCAGTCAAAGTGCTGCAGGACCGAGAGAAGCAGCCCGACCCACGTATCATTCAG gGGAGACGTGTTCCTGGAGGTCCTCAGATGTTACAGTTGAGCCTCGATGGCCTCAGACTTTACGTGACGACTTCGCTGTACAGTGGCTGGGACAAGCAGTTTTACCCTGACATGATCAA AGAGGGCTCGGTGATGATGCAGATTGACGTGGACTCGGTTAACGGCGGTCTCTCGCTCAATGAAAACTTCCTGGTGGACTTTGGTAAAGAACCCGACGGTCCAGTTCTGGCTCACGAAGTCCGTTATCCTGGAGGAGACTGTACATCAGACATTTGGTTGTGA